The nucleotide window AGTCTGTTAGTTCAGCAGGCTGAGCGGCATCATCTTCATAGAGGCGTTGCAGGCACAGAAGCCCGTTGTCGTCGATCCTAAGGTTATCTAGCACTTGAAGGCTGGTACCACAGTTTTGAGGCTGGAGGGCAACCCAAAGTTCGATCATTTCATCCAGCCAATCAATAATTTCGACTAACAAGGCTTGTCCACCCCATACAGAGAGAAGGGAGGGGAAGTGCGATCGCTCTTCAAGCAGCACCACGCTAAGTCCCTCTTGCTCCCAAGCATCATGAATTTTGGGCAGTGATAGAAAAGGATATTGTTTTTGAAGTTTTAAGTAAGGCTGAGCGGCGGCGGGAATTGCTTGGGTTTGTTCGGGCGGGGAAGTACTACTAGAACTAATTTGTTGGCGGTAGAGATCGTCTAAAAGAGAAGGCTGGAGAGGCTTGCAATCAATGACGACGGTTTCAATTAGGGCGGTAGAGTCGGTGATGGGTAAATCGGCAGTCAGTTGGTAACGCTGTTGATTATCAAGAAATTGTTGGGCAGCCAGCCGACTCACTGATCCTGACAGAAGGGCGTGTCGGCGAACAGTCGTAGGACTAGGTACAGAAGTAATATCCAGATCTTCTGAGTCAGGATGGGAATTAGGTAAGAGGCTGTTGGGTAAGAGATCCTTGACCAAAGCTCCTCCACACTTTTGACAAAACCGATTCTTATCCGGGTTTATGGACTGACAGTGGGGACAAGCCTGCATTTGAAAAAATCCTCGACTCCGGACAGATGACCTCTAAGGCTTTTAATCTTACCGCTTAGCTTCTTCTGATGCTATGAGTTTAGAAGGTCGATTTAACGCCTTGAAGCAGCTTAATTTGCGAGCCTAATCAGTTCTCTCAGGGTACCCCAGATTATTCAGCAGCGACCAAGCAGAGTTTTATTTTGCAGGAAAGTAGAGCATTATGCCTAATTTTGTAGAATGGATGGTCAGAAATCAGGTTTTTGCTTGGGGAAGGCAAACTTATTTAATGGGGATTTTGAATGTAACGCCGGATAGCTTTAGTGATGGCGGGCAATTTGACACCTTAGATGCGGCGATCGCCCAAGCGCATCATCTGATTGAATCGGGGGCACACGTTTTAGATGTAGGCGGACAGTCAACCCGACCCCAAGCCGAAGAGATTTCTCTAGATGCTGAGCTAGAACGGGTGGTGCCTGTGATTCAGGCACTGCGAGAGAGCGGAATTAATGCGCCCATTTCGGTGGATACGACGAAGGCGGCAGTGGCACGGGCAGCCGTGGCAGCAGGGGCAGATTGGGTGAATGATATCTCTGGAGCACTCGTTGACCCTGAAATGCTAGGCGCGATCGCTGAGCTAAATATTCCGGTTGTGCTGATGCATATGCGAGGAACGCCTCAGACGATGCAACGATTAACGGAATATCAAGATTTGATCGGAGAGATTTACGAGTTTTTGGCACGTCGAGTGGAAGCAGCGATCGCTCTAGGCATTCCTTCGCGTCATATCATGCTCGACCCAGGAATCGGCTTTGCCAAGAACTATAGTCAAAACCTAGAAATTCTGCGGCAACTCTCTAAGCTGCGATCGCTAGGGTTTCCTTTGCTAGTAGGCACTTCCCGCAAAAGTTTTATTGGACACATTTTGAACCAGCCCAACG belongs to Timaviella obliquedivisa GSE-PSE-MK23-08B and includes:
- the folP gene encoding dihydropteroate synthase yields the protein MVRNQVFAWGRQTYLMGILNVTPDSFSDGGQFDTLDAAIAQAHHLIESGAHVLDVGGQSTRPQAEEISLDAELERVVPVIQALRESGINAPISVDTTKAAVARAAVAAGADWVNDISGALVDPEMLGAIAELNIPVVLMHMRGTPQTMQRLTEYQDLIGEIYEFLARRVEAAIALGIPSRHIMLDPGIGFAKNYSQNLEILRQLSKLRSLGFPLLVGTSRKSFIGHILNQPNAQERVWGTAATCCAAIAQGGDVLRVHDVKEMRDVCLVADAIWRH